AGGGATCGTAATGATAAAAAGGCAAAGCGTGcgctttttgtttcttgctcGAATATTTGGTAAACACCCCCACCACCATCACCGTCACCGCCTGGTTGTCATGGCTTCTTTGCTGCAGCATCATGGTTTACTTCACACTGCTACCTTCAATGACCGCTTGCCGTTCATGGGGAAGATCTCCCTTGattataataatcataataataacaagaatCTCGCTGCTAGTACCAGTAATGGTTTCCGGATTGGATTGAGTATGAGAGGTTGCTCTGATTCTAATAAAAGGAGAGTGGATAGGAATGGGCATGGGGCATTTGCCCATTCCTACCAGCAGCAGGTGCTCCGTGATTTTGAAATTGGGCTTCCAGATGCTGGAATTCCAACTGGGCATGGGGCCTCTCACCATGGAAAACTTCTTGGATTCCCACTCCGTCCTTTGCCGGAGAAGATTGTGGTTGCTGTTGACGTTGATGAAGGTATTTCCCTTCTCCTCTTTTAAATGATACTTCTTGTATTCCCTGTGTCTCACTCATTCACATGTTGCTTTTGCCCTAAGTGTGTGCTTCACCAGTGGAATTAAAACTTGGTAAAAGTGTGGGGCACCCTCAATTCATCTTGTTCCATCACCATTAGCTACTGATTCCAAATTTGTATCACTACTCTGTTCAGCCGGGCTGCTATTTTTCTTATATGTATTCTTTTATGCTTTGTTGTTTTGTAGTTCTTGGCAACTTTGTATCAGCTCTGAACAGATTTATTGCTGATCGTTACTCTTTGAAGCATTCAGTTTCGGAATACCATGTATACGAATTCTTCAAGGTATTATCTGTTTGCCTTTGTGAGGAGTTTTCTTGTATTATAAGTTTGTAGAAAGGCATTGTCCAGGCATATTGCATTTTAACTCCCCTGTATGCTTTTCTTCAACCCCACTTCTTCGGTAGACCTAGAGAACCATTTTGCATGAATCCATCTATGCAAACTGAGACAGAAATTTATTTGTGgtgcataaaataaatagggTTATCCTTTTGCGAACAGCAAAAGGGCAAATTATCAATTCCACATAAAATATTGCAGTTTCCATGATATTGGATTATATTAGGAAAAACTATTTGGTTCAGTGTCATTGCTGGAAGATACATACTTGAAGCAACTAACTAGTAACAGCTCTGGTCTGTGCAGCGATGCAATCTACCCAGCTGATGCCCAGTCCAATTGCTTAAGTTGGGCAAATCTGGTTGGGCTCAGGTTTAGTATGTAGATTCAGCTGCAGCagtaaaaatgaaattgttgttccctattaaaacaaaatgtttATGATGAGAACTCTTTGTACTTAGGCTTTTGCTATGATGAGAACACTTTGCACTTAGGCTTTTGCCTTTGACTGCATCCTAACCATGTCCAAATTGCTTCATCTGCATGCCCAATATTTAGGCTATGAGTTAGGAACCTCAACTGTAGGTAGGCTTCTGCCTTTGTGTAACTTTATCATCTCTTAAAATACTTTGATTTTGGGAAAATAGTTATAGTTATTCCATGGATTTATAATGcatctttatttttgttacaGATATGGAACTGTTCAAGAGATGAAGGTATGACTAGGTTTATCCTGTGTTATGAGTGATTTGCATCACTAAATTAACTTTTTACGTAATCTATGAAAAACCATTTAATCTTTTAGATTGTGCAAAAAAAAGTTTAGAAGTTTGCTTGATGGGGATCTAAAAATTTGGTCCCTTTCACTCTTATTAATGCATCTCTCAAACGTGCTGTAGGATTTTCCTTTACAATCTAGAATACTCCAGAGAAATGTTAAATACCGGTTTTTAGGAAGCATTCCAACTATTATAAAGAAAGCAAGCAATCCAACATTCAAGTTTTTTTGGCTGCGCTTTCTTTAAACATGTGCATTTTTCTTCTGCTGATGTTGCGATTTGAGTGTAAGATATGCCTATTTAGAAGAATATTTGCTAAGGAGCACGTGTATTGCCTCAACTTGAAAATGGTCTATGATTGTTATTGCAGTGGTGTCCTTGTTGCCCCTCAGGAAATATACCAGCTTCATAATTCAAGCGGATACTGGTTAAAccacattttttattgttaCCAATTGCTTCTTTCAATATAACATtcctcctttttcatttttatatgaaattatgGTAGAATATTCTTGTTAGTGGTGAATGTGCTGCAATTCAACTATAAGGTTATGATCAATGAATTCATTCAAAACATTAACCTTCTTGTTTTGACAGCTGATATCCGTGTTCATGAGTTCTTTAAGACCTCATATTTCAAGACAGGGATCCATCCAATCCCAGGTGCTCAACAGGCTCTACATAAATTATCAAGATTTTGTAACCTATCAATTGTGACGTATGTGTGCTTAACCAGAGTTTCTtcatgaaatataattatttgatcTGAACTTCAATTAACCCATTATACTGGAACCTATTGATCTTCATAGGTCTCGACAAAATGCAATCAAAGACCACACAATTGAGTGGATTGAGAAACATTATCCTGGACTGTTCCAGGAAATTCACTTTGGCAACCATTTTGCTTTAGATGGAGAGTCTAGACCAAAGTCAGAAATTTGCAGGTATGCTGCTTTGCACTTTGATTGGATAACTCTCCTGGCACCTATCTACTTTATGTATTTTCTACATCTTTCCACTGGGTCCAACCCATGAACATCTCTGGGTAAAGTCTCAAAAGACTTTGTTGCTGGGCTTTTTCATGATGAATTACATCTGGCAGGTCCTTGGGAGCAAAGGTTCTGATAGATGATAACCCAAGATATGCCATTGAGTGTGCTGAGATTGGAATTAGGGTTCTACTTTTTGATTATGAGAACTCATACCCTTGGTGCAAGACAGAGTCTGTTAGTCAACATCCCCTGGTGACTAAAGTTCATGACTGGGAAGAAGTGGAGCAACAGTTAGTTTCGTGGATTGTTTCTTAGATTTTACCTCATAAATAGGGCAGTGCACCTCTGGTTCATCAAGATGTCTGAAATGATTCTTTTCATGGCATATTATGGATGGTGAAATGTACATGCCTTGGTCTTTGGGCGAAGCTGCTCTATGTGGGCCAGACAAGTAGAGTTTCAGATGAGAATGTTTAGTGTTagaattatggaaaaaaaaaaaaaagtaatatatcgTTTCTTCTCTTTATACTTCTTTTTGCAATGTTAAAGAAAGATGAAGCATTTCAGATTTCAAATGAGattcatctttattttcttgattcCTAGATAGATGGATACATGCATGTACTGATGAAATTAAGTTCATTTGATGATTACATGATTGTTATCTCACTGCAAAATTGCATTTGTGTTAGTTATATAGTTCTTATTATAAGTTGGATGGTCTTATGTTGTCTTTTTCTTGCTGGATTTATTAAGGTTTGCAAGTTAAATTTTGAGTTTGCTAGAAATCTGCCAGAAATGAGTGTCATTATTATGTGAGTTAATAAGCATTAACAGAGTTGTTTTcataaatttgatgatttgatgATCTGATGATGGGGATTGCCAGACAGCTAGAGCAGGCCAGCAGAAAATATGAAGTGAATGTATAAATCCCATTAACCTGGATAGTTGGACAGTGGATGCTGATGGGGAGTCATTTTGAGAGGGTTGAAAGTATTTTCTTATAGATATTAGGTGTTTTacaaacttttgaaaatcactttaaaaaatCTGGAGGAAGTGATTGTCAGATTCTTCTAGAAATcacatttttgttattattaacaCCTGAGTTTTATATACTCCATGTGTATCTATAAGCCCCCGTCGTTAGTAGTGCTCTATCATGTACATCAAATGATTCTCTATTCACACAATTACACACGTCTTATTATAACAGCATGTGTATGCTAAAGCGTCTTGTGTTAGGTTGGAAAGCATGCAGGCATAGGTGTTGAAACCCCACCTCAATGGATGCCCACTTGTAGTGGATGAATAGATCTCACTCTTTGTGTGGGTGGTGTTGACTCATACCCCTTTCATTTCACACGGAGTGAGGGATGTCTTGTTCAAGTTTGTGTCACCCTGAAGCTATTACGCCTGCTGTTTGAGTTAGGAGTAGAGCTCAGGAGGTCCGACATGGATGAATTACACTTAAAAGTGATGGACTTGGCCTCCCACCATTGAGTTCCTGGGACAAATTGAGAACCTTGGTTTGATGGCTGCAAGATACATTGTGCATGCATTGAGCGCATTTCAACTGGATTGAGAGAAGAGGGCATATGTCACCACCAAGGGACCCATTGCCATCCAATGTTATGTGGGACTATAGAAGTATGTTGATATAAGAACTAATTGATATGAGGATGTGGAGGCCTCTTATTAATTGGGCCTCgctaatcaataaaattatacTTTATGCCtttatataaagaataatataagaAGATGATGACTAAGACTAATCTTTAGTTTAGGATCCCTGAAAGCTCATCTCCAAGGCCTTGTAAAGTGCACATTGATGCTCCATCCATCCATCCTTCATTCCACTCTACTCCCTCCAAGCCTTGACACAGTAATGTGCTTTTGGCTCACTTTCTATCGTACTAAGAACCCACTATCAACGCTTACataaaagtattataaattaaaaacaatttaattatatatacgatgaaatataaattattaaacaaaagtataaacaaataaaataaaagtaaaataatactACGCATGGGAGTAGGATATAGGGTActaaaaaaatggtatataTTACACACCTTTGGTGGTGTCAGATGGTGCCTACTGCCTTTTGGATAAGAACCGAATAGTACTGTTGCGacacccttttttatttttcacccacCTACgttgaaaaatgaattgataGATATGGTTGGGTTTCAATTCCACCTATATGCATGTATATAGCGCAAAAGGAATTCTAATATCACTCATGACAGAAGCAGGAAAATACTGCAAATAAGCAGAGGCCAGAAATCTGAAGCACAGCCTGGCACGCAGCTCtatgtattttgaaaattgagcAACCATTCCAGCTTATTTCTTGCTCCTCTGCCGTCGTTTTGAGTGCATCTCATTTCCAGCCCAACACAATTTTGCTTCGAATTTATAGTATTGTTTCTCAGTTATTTTTTGGAACagtttgttttcaatttttttaaccataaagaAATTAGAAGCAAATAATGTAGAATCTTATCtctttcttgcatttttttttaattctctcgTCAACAATTAATATAGAAAAtcttcaatatatatttttctagaattttcttttaaatttttataatttttgcatacattacataaataaattttaaatcaaaagatGCTTTATACagacaattttattaatttttaaaaataatttgaaataaaaaaacaaatccaattaatactaaaaaattatgtacataaaaatttattaattttttaaaaataatttaaaatttaaaatcaaattcaattaaCACTAAAAATTATGTAACTCAATAATGATCCAACTCAAAACCCATACAATTACAAAACTTATTTTGAGTGACTTTACTAGTTTTTTCCTTCATGCATAATTATatttctttgaatcttttcattAGATAAACaaacttcaaatcaaataaGATTTAATACCTTAAACTCATTATTGGAGTTGTGATACAAATTATTTAGATTAGCCAACATGGATTGAACTCCCCCAAAAGAGTATTTGTCACATGATGGTCATTTTATATCAGAAATTGGGAAGCTTCTAGGGAGACTTACCACTGTGATAAATTGCAATGTTAGGATTTCCAAGGACAAGGTTAGGATTCCAAGACAccattcattttcttccttttttttttttagcctcTTGTACTACAGCTTTTAAGGGCATCCCCTTAATATGGTTCAACTTGATTAATTAACTGTGTAAGTTAATAAGGAGAGaatgttttttgtatttaccatatgatttatgatattacttttgtttagtttttattagtGGGAGGatttcttatctttttattaTACTTCTTATATCCTAACTCTATATTACATGGttgtttctcatttttttttttaaaaaaaccttagataaataaaataattatttgaataaaatatttttttttaaatttttttcattaaacaaataaactcCAGATCAAGTAAGCTTTAATGTGTTGAAATTATTaacaattacttttaaaaaataatttggaactcaaaaaaaCTTTATGGACTAAAATAGGTTTAGaataactttaatatttctCCACTGCACATAATTATAATTCTACGGATCTTTTTATTACATAAATaggaataaattttaatctatGGAGATGATCATATGAACACTGCAGTTGTGTAATCAGATAATGCAATTTTGTGATCACTAACACTGTTCCCAAGAGAAACCTGTTTATTCATGAGGTCATTTCCAGTAGGAGACCCATTATTACTTAGGTATCGAACAGAACAATCCAGGTCATTCAGTCTTCTCCAGCAGCTTCAAACCATATGCTTGTAAAATATCAAGGGCTGCAAAACCACACAAAAATAGCAGTATCAACACTAACTCCAGAAAACTAAATGAATGAATTGTGAATTTGTGATTACCTGGCACATATACTTGAGGTTCAATCGGCCTTAAAACCCCTCTTGTTTTGATCTTCTTTTCAAGTATGAGCTGCAACATTAGAAATAACATAAATTCAGTACTAGAAATTGCTTAGATTGCAATGGAAGAAGAGAGATGTAGTTACACTACCAGAGCACCGATTGCTGCTGGAATTCCTACAGTGAAAGCCATGGCAGTGGTTGTTTTGCCATTTTTAGTCTTCCCGAATTCCAATAAGGTGGCTCGATGCTTCTCAACAGGCCGGCCATCTGGAAACTCTACCTCCACTTCATGATGCAAAAGCACCATGTCCTGGCCATATAGCACGCAAGTTTTCTCATTAAAATTTTAGCACACAGGGTATTAGTTAGTTCACTACAACTCAAACATGCTTGATTTTATACTGCAATTCATGGATGCAGATGCTAATGTATGTTTTTTTGGAAGTGCTGAAGGCGCTTTTATGCATACCATACCAAAATGAACTTTCCCATGCTAAAAGCAACACGGGGTACGATAATGCTATTTGTTGTCATATTTGtaccaagacaaaaaaaaataatgctgTTTTATGTCACATTATTGTTGACCATGTTCTCTATGAAGAATTAAGTTCCTTTCCAGAAATGACATTGATAGCATACAAAATATGCCGCCAACCAGATCTCTTGGCCCCCAACCAAACAACATTCAGAAACAAAGaacaattattttcttaatatcaGACACTGAAGACAAACACAGATCTAAACACCCTAGAAGAATTGGTTAAACTTCAGCAGAAGAAATAAAATCTGCAGGTTATGTACTGATAAGCAACATACCTGTTCTTCACTAGAGTAGGCTAACCTTTCTTCCATGCGGAGACAGGCAACATCAAATGCACTTCGGCATGATACAGGGATTTCTGTCTGCTCGTGAAATCCCAAATATCTAATCCACCAATAAAGAACGATAACAACTCAGACATATTATGCTAGCTTCTCATGTAAACTatgaaataaagtaataaataaaaaaagattaaatataatattaggcTTGCCTTGTTCAAAGTCCATGACAAGCATCATGTTAAGACACTGTATATCAGTTCTTAGTACTTCTTTACTTACAAGATGGTTTTGGCAGTCTTCAATGCCGTTACTTGCACTTTGCAAAGTCCAAGTGCAAGAATCCTTTCTTTGATGTCCTCTGCAGTCATAGTTCCATCAAAGTcttcacttttaattttaagaagttCAAGCAGGAATGCTCCAAATGTCGGTCTCTTTGTGAGTGTAAGGATCGGATGGGCTTCAGTATCAAAGAAACCAATTCTTGCCAGTGTCCCCATTATCTCAGCAAAACCTAAACAAAATATTAGTGGGTAAGTACCATATACTTATAACCCATCTGAGTTCCAAGTTAACTAGAACTCAATAAAGCCCTGCATTGGATCTTTTTCCATACTAATTTAACTTtattccacctttttttttttagtcagtTGTTTATTTTACTTGTGAGGATTTTTCTAAGGTTCACAAAGCTCCCCATAATACTCTTTTAATGCAACCTTATTTTCAACAATAAATTCAACCATTAAGCTTCTAAATgttgtttcaatgataaaatAACACAAATCCAAAGATATGTCATGCCTTCATAACGGAGGGTTCCACGAAAGATGGTAGATGCTTCATGGTCAATTCCATACAAGTCTCCATAAACCAAAGAATTACGATTTGGAAGAATTTCCAATGCAAAAGCTGGAAGATCAGGTATCCGGAAACTCACAGCTGAGTCATAAAGACTCTCTCCTGCAGGTTTGAATCATAAATTAAAACAGTGCAGGGAAATTCAAGAATGGAAAACATTTGGAGCAAGGAGATTTGTTCATAGTAAGGAATATGTTCTAATAACATTTTAGTAGCTAAAACATAATGTAATTACATAAACCCAGTTCAAAAACTTTCGAAAAATATAATGGATACATTATGTATAAGAAAGCACATATTAATAAGCACTTACCATTAATAGATACCGTTTCCCCATGAGATCTGTAGGTAGCAGGATTTCGCCCACTTCGGATAGCTCCTGCAGGGTTCCAACTGAAATAATTTTGTCATTATAAGGCAAATAATTGCGTCAATCTGCCAAGGGCCTTAAAGGCTAGGGCATAACTAGAATATTGAGTGCGAAGTTTGCCAATCAACTAAACTTAGTTGTCTTACAAGAGAACACAAGCAATGCTTCAAGAGATAGATATCCTGCTGAAGATTCCAGTTTCAGAACATTAAAGTCAAAACTTTAAGAAACCAATCAAGAAAAATAGAGGCCCTCAGGGTTCATGATCAAATATTGATGTGCTGTTTGTGTAAGCTTTCagcatattattatttaatttcagaCTAGTCTAGAGAAATTATGCATAGAAGAGCAAGCAATAATCAAGATTTGactgataaataataataataagaaataccTGAATTTGTATGCTAATGGGTTGTTTGCAGCTTCAGGGGATGGAAGTCCCCCACAGTAAGAAATGAAAGACCTTATTTTCCCTCCTTGGACATGTGCCTGGTCGATCATCATCATTGCCATCATGTGATCTGAAGCATTTTTCAAGTAATTcctattttttcaaaactctagtttcaATAGTTCTTGAatggaaaaaagtaaaaaacaaaattactcCTATAACTATCATGAATgtttgaagaaaatgagaatcTCATCCAAGAAGTCATTTACTAGAAATTCTGCAACATAATGAGGGAAACCattattacaaaattaaacataagAATCATCTTggaaatttgattaaaattaactcaaattaaCATGCCTCAGAGAAACCTCAGTGTAGGCTTAACTACATCAACTTTTTATTGCCTTCTTATAGTTTTAAGTTATATCATATTAGCAAACAAATTTTGAGAATAGGAGATCaattaagaaattgaaaatggATTAGAAGATAGTGATTATACGCACACAACTATGTAGTtgacaaatttatttacttgtaGATATTGGCAAGAAACAAGGATAAAAACTTGTTCATCTTTGTACcaagagatcaactattaggGCTCCAGATATGAGATATAATTATAATCACATACCTTTTAACAATTTGGTAAAAGCATATGATAGAATGCTTAAATAGGAATTTACAGGTATTAAAGAAAATGGTACTTATTTGGTAAAATGATAATACTACAACCCGCCCccaccctaaaaaaaaaataaataaataaaagaaatacaGCCATAACTATCAAACAAACTAAGAGGctagtgatatatatatatatatatatttttctctttgataggtaaataagagatTGTATTAGTAATGCCTAGAAGCGGCGAAAAAagtacacacgaagtatacaaaCAATACTAAAGAAGTTAAgcaaaaagaaagatgaaaacCTTTCTTCTAACTAGACAAAAGCCActctataaaatcaatcatggaCAAGGAATGGTCCTCTAAATACACCCtaccccaattcacaaaagtgtacaaaaaagaaagttttaaaGCTTGGTCAGACCGTTCTGCGTCATTGAAcactctttcatttctttctttccataaGGTCCACATTAAACAAAGAGGGGCAGCCTCCAagccttttcctttctcttactCACAAAAGCACCATGTCAACcaatcaaattccttttgattgAGGAGTGCAGGACCCACTGCACATCAAATAGAGAGAAAAGCAAGCTCCATAGCATTGTAGTCTTCTTACAAAATAAGATCAAGTAGTCACTAGTTTCCTCTTCCACTTTACACAAGTAACACCTATTCAGCATATTCCAGCCCCTTCTTTTGAGCTGATCAATAGTCAAGATTCTGTTCCAAgacgcttcccaagcaaaaaagcttaCCCTTATCAAAGCCCAAGACCTCCAAATGATACTCCAAGGAAAAGGGTCATTAGAGGCTCTTGTGAAGGAGCGGTAGAGTGATCTAACAGAGAAGGAGCTGTTCTTGCTAGTCTTCTAGCTCAAGACGTCCTTCACATCTCTATTCAAAACCAAAGGATGCAGTTTCCGGAACAAGCCCTCCACCTCTTCcatttcccaatcattaaagtgtcTTAAAAACAGAGGATTCCAACTACCCACCTCCCCGCCCTCCTCCCAAGCATCAAACACCCACTCATCCTTGTTGACCACCAACTGGAACAAATTTGGGAAAACATCTTTTAACGCTTGGTCCGCACACCacaaatccttccaaaatttgaccTTCCTCCCATTCCTTATGATAAAGTGGGATCTAGAGCGAATAATTTCCCAATCTTTCTAATAGCTTTCTACGTTTGGTCACTGGtgataaaatgatgaaaaactgGATATCCTTCAAGCTGAGACCCCAAGAACAGTGCACAATTATAATACTTATTAGATGTTATGGTTGACTGCTAGCTTGTTCATTTTGATCACACCTCAATCTATGCCTAGGAAGAGGAAAGTTTAGTTTGAAAAGCCTTAAAAAACAACATCAGAATATAGAACCCCACACATATTTTCTCCAGTTTCATAATGCAGGAGAAGCACTGACGCATGGCTCCAGGAAATAAAGTGATTTCAGCAGCAATTGAAGATTCTTTGCAAACAGTTTCTCTCTATTCGACTTCATATAAAATGGTGTTCAGATAGAATGAGATACATCTCATTTTCAGGTGTAATTGTAAAagcaatatttataaaacatagCTCTTGCTAACTCATCAAAATGTCTCAAGATGGAAATTACCTATTCCAGGGTCCAAGCCCATCTCACCAAGAATTGTAATACCAGCACCTTTTGCCCTTTCATCTAGCTTTGACATGGAATCATCAATATAGCTAGCAGTGACTAGATGCTTTTTGAGCTgcatcaaaattaataattatagcATGGTCTTAGCTAGAAAGAAATGGATTTAAGATAAACAAATCTTACATTGATTTCACTTCTACTTTTCACCATCAGAACATTGCAAAAGCAGTTGAGCATATATTATTCGTTTTCATATACAAATTCACCATTTTCAAGTCACAAAGAGGAGAACTAATAAGTTTTATCAGTCAATGAGAGATATACCTGGCCAAAGATAAGACAGGGTAGGAAACAATTATGTATTATCAGTCTCACTTGGTTTAGAGAACTCTACTGACTTGGTTTTACACATTCTACACGCCACAGGTTGTTTTTATGCCCCATATGTGGGAAAATATATTACCTCAGTGATAATGCTCAACactctatcaaaaaaagaaaaaaaaagaaaaaagaaagaaaatatgactAAGCATTgcgtttgtttattttttattatattagatGTGAGAAGTTTAGCAATCATGAAGagttaacaattttttttttgataggtaaaattGTAATAGATGGCTGCGATCATGAAAAGTTAACATAGCAGAAGTTCGGCTAAAAAAGGGATCAAGTACCACAATGATGTCTATCTAAATCTTTCCATCAATGTTTTTACTTTGCCCATATTTAACTTAGCTGATTTACATGAATTTCAGGGCAATCATCTATTCACTCGAGTCCCAAAGTGATACTTGACAAACTAACTAGCTCATCCCATAACAAGATGGATTGTGATGGATATTCATATCTTTATGGAAATCGAGGTTCATATGGATTATAGTTCCTTCATTGGAAAGGAGAGCCGCTGTCTGGCAGTTGGTAAATTGATGACTCTAAGCCGAGAAGAAAATCTATGAACTCCTTTGCATGGAAGCCTAGGTTGGCTAAATAGAAAGTAGAGTGAAGAGTTTTTAAGGGGTCTCCTCTTTCCTCCATCTCCTGAATTCTATTGGGTTTTTTGTGGAGTTTGGTCATTTCTTTAGAGAGCTggatttcttctctttttccttttctgcaTTTTGCTCGAAAGCTATGTATACACTAGTATTTCTTTTTCactattaataatatttctacTGTGCCCTATGAAAAAAGGACAGAGGGATTGTCTCTTCTATAATCAAGGGAGAGTTGACAAGGGATGTTATCatgtattaaaattaaattatatgagCTTTTGCCTGTATAAGAGTaattttggttttcttcttgttcttctaCTAGCTATTTAGTCTGTTCAAACTTGGAACTTTTTATGGTCAATAATCAAGCAATATTGGGCATTGAATGTGattatttattatatgataATGAAGCTATTAAGCTACTAATT
Above is a window of Vitis vinifera cultivar Pinot Noir 40024 chromosome 11, ASM3070453v1 DNA encoding:
- the LOC100261032 gene encoding uncharacterized protein LOC100261032 isoform X1, coding for MIKRQSVRFLFLARIFGKHPHHHHRHRLVVMASLLQHHGLLHTATFNDRLPFMGKISLDYNNHNNNKNLAASTSNGFRIGLSMRGCSDSNKRRVDRNGHGAFAHSYQQQVLRDFEIGLPDAGIPTGHGASHHGKLLGFPLRPLPEKIVVAVDVDEVLGNFVSALNRFIADRYSLKHSVSEYHVYEFFKIWNCSRDEVVSLLPLRKYTSFIIQADTADIRVHEFFKTSYFKTGIHPIPGAQQALHKLSRFCNLSIVTSRQNAIKDHTIEWIEKHYPGLFQEIHFGNHFALDGESRPKSEICRSLGAKVLIDDNPRYAIECAEIGIRVLLFDYENSYPWCKTESVSQHPLVTKVHDWEEVEQQLVSWIVS
- the LOC100261032 gene encoding uncharacterized protein LOC100261032 isoform X2, coding for MIKRQSVRFLFLARIFGKHPHHHHRHRLVVMASLLQHHGLLHTATFNDRLPFMGKISLDYNNHNNNKNLAASTSNGFRIGLSMRGCSDSNKRRVDRNGHGAFAHSYQQQVLRDFEIGLPDAGIPTGHGASHHGKLLGFPLRPLPEKIVVAVDVDEVLGNFVSALNRFIADRYSLKHSVSEYHVYEFFKIWNCSRDEADIRVHEFFKTSYFKTGIHPIPGAQQALHKLSRFCNLSIVTSRQNAIKDHTIEWIEKHYPGLFQEIHFGNHFALDGESRPKSEICRSLGAKVLIDDNPRYAIECAEIGIRVLLFDYENSYPWCKTESVSQHPLVTKVHDWEEVEQQLVSWIVS